The following coding sequences lie in one Sinorhizobium fredii USDA 257 genomic window:
- a CDS encoding response regulator transcription factor, producing MIIIRNTFQAPRPSSPVLPIFNPVELRSALIVDDHPLFCDALAMTLNGLVGIETIESVGTLEAALTRLDQDTRPDVVVLDLNLPDVNGLDGVVRLRQAVPHVPIVVVSSLDELRVIRALLKAGINGFVPKHAARDEFRAAFAAIARGEIHAPQMALEPGSPSLSDEAVARLGLLTRQQAKILQLVCAGLMNKQIAYELSIAETTVKAHVTAIMRKLGVQTRMQAVLFAQEARFTALTPED from the coding sequence ATGATCATCATCCGCAATACATTCCAGGCACCGCGACCGAGTTCGCCGGTGCTGCCCATATTCAACCCTGTCGAATTGCGATCGGCACTGATCGTCGACGATCATCCCCTGTTCTGCGATGCGCTTGCGATGACTTTGAACGGGCTCGTCGGGATTGAAACGATCGAGTCCGTCGGCACGCTGGAAGCCGCTCTCACCCGTCTGGATCAGGATACGCGGCCGGATGTCGTTGTGCTCGACCTCAATCTGCCTGACGTCAACGGGCTGGATGGCGTCGTGCGGCTCCGCCAGGCGGTCCCCCATGTACCGATCGTCGTCGTCTCGTCACTGGACGAGTTGCGGGTAATCCGCGCCTTACTGAAAGCGGGCATCAACGGCTTCGTACCGAAGCATGCTGCCCGAGACGAATTTCGTGCCGCCTTCGCGGCGATCGCGCGAGGCGAAATCCATGCCCCGCAAATGGCCTTGGAGCCGGGCAGTCCTTCACTATCGGACGAGGCCGTCGCCCGGTTGGGGCTGCTGACGCGGCAACAGGCGAAAATCCTGCAACTCGTCTGCGCCGGTCTTATGAACAAGCAAATCGCCTACGAACTTTCCATCGCCGAGACCACGGTGAAGGCGCACGTTACCGCGATCATGCGCAAACTTGGCGTCCAGACACGCATGCAGGCCGTCTTGTTCGCGCAGGAAGCGCGATTTACGGCACTGACGCCGGAGGATTGA